One genomic segment of Drosophila melanogaster chromosome 3R includes these proteins:
- the Ipp gene encoding inositol polyphosphate 1-phosphatase, translating to MSGVEEQASLLRVLINCAEKAANIARICRSNEQLLALLVQEKIGSEANERFEHDFKTLADVLIQETIKHEVGALFPAMKDAILGEESPNFTNQLGESVTIAVGATEEDTAACLQAVLSGHEDAASALATEVHRDVSFSSEKLGEIAQLPDELDYGNLGIWIDPIDATAEYISGDTMFTDFPGITSTGLDCVTVLIGVYERDTGVPVMGVVAQPFGEKLEENVYSSSMFWGVCLPTVRAHNCDFEARDENRRLGIFSSSEQSDILQRFLDLGYEFAFSAGAGHKALKVITHEVDVYLLSKGSTFKWDTCAPQAILRALGGDVLDYAASVAEQKAVPLKYLIEDAEADADWKRNAGGIISVRNVDVVDELLAKLAEQ from the exons ATGAGCGGCGTGGAGGAGCAGGCGAGTCTGCTGCGCGTACTGATCAACTGTGCGGAGAAGGCGGCCAACATAGCCAGGATATGTCGCTCCAACGAGCAGCTCCTGGCATTGCTGGTGCAGGAGAAGATCGGATCCGAGGCCAATGAGCGCTTCGAGCACGACTTCAAGACCCTGGCCGATGTGCTCATCCAGGAGACGATCAAGCACGAGGTGGGTGCGCTCTTTCCTGCCATGAAGGATGCCATCCTGGGCGAGGAATCGCCCAATTTCACCAACCAACTGGGCGAGAGTGTCACCATTGCAGTGGGTGCCACTGAGGAGGACACCGCCGCCTGTCTGCAGGCTGTACTCAGCGGGCACGAGGATGCGGCCAGTGCTCTGGCCACCGAAGTCCATCGGGATGTCAGCTTCAGCAGCGAAAAGCTGGGCGAGATTGCCCAACTGCCGGACGAACTGGATTACGGCAATTTGGGCATCTGGATCGATCCAATTG ACGCTACCGCCGAGTACATTTCGGGTGACACCATGTTCACCGACTTTCCCGGCATCACGTCCACTGGCCTGGACTGCGTCACCGTGCTAATTGGCGTCTACGAACGGGACACCGGCGTACCGGTGATGGGAGTGGTGGCTCAACCGTTCGGGGAgaagctggaggagaacgTGTACAGCTCCTCGATGTTCTGGGGCGTCTGCCTGCCGACGGTAAGGGCACACAACTGCGACTTTGAGGCGCGCGATGAGAACCGCCGTTTGGGCATCTTCTCCAGCTCGGAACAGTCCGATATCCTTCAGCGTTTCCTCGATCTGGGCTACGAGTTTGCATTCTCCGCCGGTGCTGGACATAAGGCCTTGAAGGTGATTACCCACGAGGTGGATGTGTATCTGCTTAGCAAAGGCTCCACCTTCAAGTGGGACACGTGTGCTCCGCAAGCCATACTCCGTGCGCTCGGCGGAGATGTGCTGGACTATGCGGCCAGTGTGGCGGAGCAAAAGGCAGTGCCATTGAAGTACCTGATTGAGGATGCTGAAGCCGATGCCGATTGGAAGCGAAACGCGGGTGGTATAATCTCTGTGCGCAATGTCGATGTTGTGGATGAGCTGCTGGCCAAATTGGCCGAGCAATGA